Within uncultured Methanobrevibacter sp., the genomic segment GTATTCCTCTTCATTTGGCTTTAAAACCATGTTCAACTTCCACATGTGTTTTCCGTCAACCATGCTATGGATCCATTTATCGCCTGTAATTGCAGAGTCATATATCAAACCGTCATATTTTTCCTCAATTACGCAGACATCATCCAAATCGACCTCGCCGGTATTTATAACAACGATTTCAAATCTGGTTTGATTGCCCACAATAACACTTGGAGTTAAAGCATTTTTCAGGACGGTCAGTCCAGGTTTCAAGACCTTTGTTGTATTGTTTCCGGTCTTATTGTCTGTCTGATTAGATGAAACCACAACCACATTTGTGAAATTGCCGTAATCTGTAGTATTGAAGACTACAATAAATCCAACGACCTCATCAACAGGCAGAGTGTGCTTCAGTTTCCACACATGTTTTCCATTGACGATTGTTTCATCCCATTCACCTGCCTCTTCGGCATGGTCATAAATCAGCCCTTCATAGGAAAGTTCTGTAACATTCACGTCAGTTAATTCAACATCCCCATTATTTGTCACTACAATTTCAAATCTGGTTTGATTGCCCAATTCAACTTTTGGAGTCAGAGATATTTTTTCAACTGTGAAATTAGGATTGTATACCCTTATTTCATCAGAGGAGTTTGTCACGTTGACATTTCCAACACCTGAAGTTGCATTATTGTATAATGTTCCATTGACAAGAACCTTAAATATCAGGATGATTGAAGCTGATTCGTGAGCATGCAAGATTGGCAGTCTGAACTGACCGGTAAGATTATCATAATACCAGTCACCCTTTTCAGGCCTCCAATCGATATAGACCAGACCATTGGAATAATCCTTATCCTCAACGAAGTTATCGTAAACTGTTTGTGATCCCTTATTGTTTATTACAATCCTGTATTCAATGTTATCCCCGACAATAGCTGTTTTATTCAAAACTTCCTTGTCCAGGGTTTCATTGATTTCACTGCCATGCCAGAATTTGAACAGGAACAGGTTCTGCTGACCTGACGGAGTAATCAATGATGAAAAGTTGAAATACATCAAAGTACCGTTGGCCAATACCTTACATCCGTTTTCGGTTGGAACCCTGAATCCTGAATTGTAAATCTCAATGACCTTTTTTACAATAGGATCTGTTGAATTCCAGTACTCACGATCAGTAAATGCCCATACATACTCATGGAACCTATGATTTCTCAAATCTTCCATATGGTCAACATATTGATAAATCAGGATTTTGAGATACTCACCAACAGAAGCGTGATTGATGGAATTTTTCAGTTTTTCCATAGAGTGGTCATACACACCAGTATACGGACTTGAATTATACCTTTCAGCACAATATGCGAAAAATCCTTCATCGGTCCGCATCAAACTTTCAATATCATGGCTGCTTGCACTTGTACCAATTACTGACCCGTTGTCATCATCATTGAAAATGAATATGTCCACTTCATCTAAAGTATTATTGACCAGATTTGATTGGTTAAGGATGTATATCGAATTTCCAATGCTGGCATGATTGTTTGTGAATGTTGAATTGATAACATCCGAATCATGGATATACAATGCTCCTCCGAATATCGCACTATTGTTTTCTAAAGTGGAATCTGTTATTTTACTGTTAGTCAAATCAACAGCTCCACCATAGTTTCCTGCAGTATTGTTTATAAACTCAGATTTAGATATTGTTGCATGGTCTGTTGCGGTAACTGCCGCTCCACCATAACGTGCGGTATTGTTATAGAATCTGGAATTAATGATGTTATTGTTAGAATTGTAAGTGGTGGTCGAATCATAATAAACCATGTAAACTCCACCACCTGATGGTGCGGAGTTGTTTGTGAATGTGGAATTGTCAATAGTAACCCTGTAGGTATCAACATAGACCGCTCCACCATGATAAACAGCTTCATTGGAGTTAAATGTTGAATCAATGATTTTGACATTATTATAGAATATTCCTATTGCACCTGCAGCACCCTTTGCATAATTGTCTTCAAATGTTGAATTCCTGATGGTAGTATACGAATGGTCAACATAGATTGCACCAGCTGACCTTCCTGCTTTATTAGATTTGAAAGTGGAATCCTCAATATTTGCAGTATAACCGTCATAGAGATAGACTGCTCCTGCAAATGAATTCGATTCACAATTTTCAAATGTTGAATTGATTATATTAGGGTAATTACCAGTGATAAACATGGACCCCCCATAGTTTGCATATTCATCAGTGAAATTTGAATTGGAAATTATGCAATTTGATCCAGAAATATATATTGAACCTCCACTTGCTCTAGCCCTATTTGAACTGAATGATGAATTGTTTACACTACAGTATGCACCGCTGATTCTCACGGCTCCACCATATGAACCTGTGTTTGATTCGAATATGGAATCATTGATATTGCTATTCTCACCGGACAGATAAACCGCACCAGCATTACTTCCCGCATAGTTATTCTTAAAGGTACAGTTATTGATATTGGTGTTGGTAGCAG encodes:
- a CDS encoding right-handed parallel beta-helix repeat-containing protein, whose amino-acid sequence is MLEKTTLLIFSIFLLFISITAVCANDNATFDEFLSAEGEMIDDIRSPIDEEMLSSAPGSFNELSELVNGTDTVINLEKDYKYISGDSVSSGGISIDKPMIINGNGHTINASNSVRIFLVNSSNIVFNNITFINAYSPNSGGAFGINNFDNITFNDCTFTDNYAGGSGAAIFSTATNTNINNCTFKNNYAGSNAGAVYLSGENSNINDSIFESNTGSYGGAVRISGAYCSVNNSSFSSNRARASGGSIYISGSNCIISNSNFTDEYANYGGSMFITGNYPNIINSTFENCESNSFAGAVYLYDGYTANIEDSTFKSNKAGRSAGAIYVDHSYTTIRNSTFEDNYAKGAAGAIGIFYNNVKIIDSTFNSNEAVYHGGAVYVDTYRVTIDNSTFTNNSAPSGGGVYMVYYDSTTTYNSNNNIINSRFYNNTARYGGAAVTATDHATISKSEFINNTAGNYGGAVDLTNSKITDSTLENNSAIFGGALYIHDSDVINSTFTNNHASIGNSIYILNQSNLVNNTLDEVDIFIFNDDDNGSVIGTSASSHDIESLMRTDEGFFAYCAERYNSSPYTGVYDHSMEKLKNSINHASVGEYLKILIYQYVDHMEDLRNHRFHEYVWAFTDREYWNSTDPIVKKVIEIYNSGFRVPTENGCKVLANGTLMYFNFSSLITPSGQQNLFLFKFWHGSEINETLDKEVLNKTAIVGDNIEYRIVINNKGSQTVYDNFVEDKDYSNGLVYIDWRPEKGDWYYDNLTGQFRLPILHAHESASIILIFKVLVNGTLYNNATSGVGNVNVTNSSDEIRVYNPNFTVEKISLTPKVELGNQTRFEIVVTNNGDVELTDVNVTELSYEGLIYDHAEEAGEWDETIVNGKHVWKLKHTLPVDEVVGFIVVFNTTDYGNFTNVVVVSSNQTDNKTGNNTTKVLKPGLTVLKNALTPSVIVGNQTRFEIVVINTGEVDLDDVCVIEEKYDGLIYDSAITGDKWIHSMVDGKHMWKLNMVLKPNEEEYFFVIFNTTRVGNFTNFVVASSNKTGNTTGNNTTDVNTTVNGTGNNTNFTVQKITIDTEVILGQLVEFQIIVKNTGDSIIHNLTIHETKYEGLTYHHYVDHFDFWKFNPDEMSWTLKDDFLPGEILGIHVFFNTTALGRFTNHVVVSSNETENKTGNNTTNVLKPGINIEKIAINKTVVVGQQVLFEIVVRNTGDETLSNVTVREISYDGLIFDHMQDYENLWIDNGDLSWTLKTELVKGQVESLFLIFNTTKRGNFTNVAAVSSNDTDNHTDKDTVKVLEYDLSVLKNTITKKVVVGEKVEFEIIVTNTGDFDLENVFVRESKYDSGLEYLRYYSVDGDWKFSLDGGKPLFRLNLLKIGESASFRVIFKALSAGNFSNTVEAGFNNTTVANSTNTTEVVDKVENITEGEPTCKNMTFPTPVSEYEFSEVRLKVQIDEEATGNPLIMLLLSLIVIPIRRFVR